One Mytilus trossulus isolate FHL-02 chromosome 5, PNRI_Mtr1.1.1.hap1, whole genome shotgun sequence DNA segment encodes these proteins:
- the LOC134718310 gene encoding variant-silencing SET domain-containing protein-like: MVFKGYFRVNQQLCIHHNSADSVENRRHNSADSVENRRHNSTDSVENRRHNSADSEENRRHNSADSVENRRHMKIADSVENRRHNSADSVKNRRHNSADSVENRRHNSADSVENRRHNSADSVENRRHNSADSVENRRHNSADTVENRRHNSADSVENRRHNSADSVENRRHNSADSVKNRRHNSADSVENRCQNSADSVENRRHNSADSVENRCQNSADSVENRRHNSADSVENRCHMKIADCETLLI; the protein is encoded by the coding sequence ATGGTTTTCAAAGGTTATTTTCGGGTGAATCAGCAACTCTGCATTCatcacaactcggccgattccgtagaGAACCGgcgtcacaactcggccgattccgtagaGAACCGGCGTCACAACTCGACCGATTCCGTAGAGAACCGgcgtcacaactcggccgattccgaaGAGAACCGgcgtcacaactcggccgattccgtagaGAACCGGCGTCACATGAAGATTGCCGATTCCGTAGAGAACCGgcgtcacaactcggccgattccgtaaaGAACCGGCGccacaactcggccgattccgtagaGAACCGgcgtcacaactcggccgattccgtagaGAACCGgcgtcacaactcggccgattccgtagaGAACCGGCGTCACAACTCAGCCGATTCCGTAGAGAACCGgcgtcacaactcggccgatACCGTAGAGAACCGGCGTCataactcggccgattccgtagaGAACCGgcgtcacaactcggccgattccgtagaGAACCGgcgtcacaactcggccgattccgtaaaGAACCGgcgtcacaactcggccgattccgtagaGAACCGGTGTCagaactcggccgattccgtagaGAACCGgcgtcacaactcggccgattccgtagaGAACCGGTGTCagaactcggccgattccgtagaGAACCGgcgtcacaactcggccgattccgtagaGAACCGGTGTCACATGAAGATTGCCGATTGTGAAACTTTACTTATTTAG